The following are from one region of the Amedibacterium intestinale genome:
- the tig gene encoding trigger factor: MSSTWELKEKSTGELTTTVEGETWKKAQEKTFKKLAKNVNLPGFRKGHAPESLVRKQISTQHILMEAIDEVAGEALSAGVEEHNLQLVARPELGIDSIDEEKVTFKFTVTVKPEVKLGAYKGLDIKKEEVNVTDEDVNAEISRLQDRFAELVVKEEGCVENGDTAVIDFEGFKDGVAFEGGKGEAYPLVIGSGSFIPGFEEQLVGMKSEETKEINVTFPEEYQAEELAGQEAVFKVTVHDIKAKVLPEANDELIKQAEIKDVETLDAYKEYARKNLQESKERAAQQKFENDVLTAVVEASEVEIPEVMIEDETDNLVREFEQRIQSQGFSLDQFKQITGQNDEMIRGEMRNDAESRVKVRLVLEAVAVEEKLAIEDADVDAEVERIANMYSMPAEQVKQLISRDAIAYDLRIRKALELIEESAGK, from the coding sequence ATGAGTTCAACATGGGAATTAAAAGAAAAATCAACTGGTGAATTAACAACGACTGTAGAAGGTGAAACTTGGAAAAAAGCACAGGAAAAAACATTTAAAAAGCTTGCAAAAAATGTAAATTTACCTGGGTTCCGTAAAGGACATGCTCCTGAATCATTAGTTAGAAAACAAATCAGTACACAGCATATATTAATGGAAGCAATTGATGAAGTTGCTGGAGAAGCTTTGAGCGCTGGAGTTGAAGAGCACAATCTTCAGTTAGTTGCTCGTCCAGAACTTGGAATCGATAGCATTGATGAAGAAAAAGTTACTTTTAAATTTACTGTAACTGTAAAACCAGAAGTAAAACTGGGAGCTTATAAAGGGTTAGATATTAAAAAAGAAGAAGTAAATGTAACTGATGAAGATGTAAATGCTGAAATTTCTCGTTTACAGGATCGTTTCGCTGAACTTGTTGTAAAAGAAGAAGGATGCGTTGAAAACGGAGATACAGCAGTTATCGATTTTGAAGGATTTAAAGATGGTGTTGCTTTTGAAGGTGGAAAAGGTGAAGCTTATCCATTAGTTATCGGAAGTGGATCATTTATTCCTGGATTTGAAGAACAGCTTGTAGGAATGAAGAGCGAAGAAACAAAAGAAATCAATGTTACTTTCCCTGAAGAATATCAGGCAGAAGAATTGGCTGGACAGGAAGCAGTATTCAAAGTAACTGTACATGATATTAAAGCGAAAGTTCTTCCTGAAGCAAATGATGAATTGATCAAACAGGCAGAAATCAAAGATGTTGAAACTTTAGATGCTTATAAAGAATATGCACGTAAAAACTTGCAGGAAAGTAAAGAAAGAGCAGCACAGCAGAAATTTGAAAATGATGTATTAACTGCTGTTGTAGAAGCTTCTGAAGTAGAAATTCCTGAAGTTATGATCGAAGATGAAACAGATAATCTGGTACGTGAATTTGAACAGCGTATTCAGTCACAGGGATTCTCTTTGGATCAGTTCAAACAGATTACAGGACAAAACGATGAAATGATTCGTGGAGAAATGAGAAACGATGCTGAAAGCAGAGTAAAAGTTCGTTTAGTATTAGAAGCAGTCGCAGTTGAAGAAAAACTTGCAATTGAAGATGCGGATGTAGATGCTGAAGTGGAAAGAATTGCGAATATGTACAGCATGCCTGCTGAACAGGTAAAACAATTAATTTCACGTGATGCAATTGCTTACGATTTACGTATCCGTAAAGCATTGGAATTGATTGAAGAATCCGCAGGTAAGTAG
- the lon gene encoding endopeptidase La, with protein MSEKDANPIVQLPLVCTRGVIVFPDQDVIIDVGREKSTRAVDEAQEKFDSQVVLVAQRDLAVEAPEINDLYSFGTLCQIRHIRRMDGYLRVKFKGLQRVKLHTIINDDEMMSVTAEVVQDIEQDHLEEVALVRKIARQFEEIEAVSQNIPKEMINELAKGVSAARLSDQIAQIFPFSIEKRQTILETFGVNDRLILILQEMESEKELSVIENKINDKVKNRIEENQKEYYLREKMRAIKEELGDVAEADKDADEIRKRLDENPYPENIKKKVKEELSRYEMLPAASGETGVIKTYIDWVMDLPWWQESKDNENLQEASDILDADHYGLEKVKERILEYLAVKQMTNSLRAPIICLVGPPGVGKTSLAKSVAKALNRKFVKISLGGVKDESEIRGHRRTYLGSMPGRFIQAMKKAGTINPVFLIDEIDKMASDYKGDPASAMLEVLDPEQNAMFSDHYIEETYDLSKVMFIATANYLENIPNALRDRLEIIELSSYTELEKIEIAKRHLVPKQMNENGLKSSQLKIEDDMISYLIRYYTRESGVRQLERVIATVCRKSVLAILKDGKRSIKVTKKLINTWLGHEKFEYGKREKKDQVGTVTGLAYTSFGGDVLQIEVTQFEGKGKLVITGQLGDVMKESASIAYDYVRANAKKFKIKPEVFDKTDVHIHVPEGAVPKDGPSAGVTLTTALVSLFTGTPVKADLAMTGEVTLRGNVLPIGGLKEKSMAAHRCGISTIVIPKANVKDLDDVPQAVKDAVTFIPAEKISQVLDAALVK; from the coding sequence ATGAGTGAAAAAGATGCAAATCCAATTGTACAACTTCCGTTAGTATGTACGCGTGGAGTTATCGTATTTCCGGATCAAGATGTAATTATTGATGTTGGAAGAGAAAAATCAACCCGTGCAGTTGATGAGGCGCAGGAGAAATTCGATAGTCAGGTGGTTCTGGTAGCACAGCGCGATTTGGCTGTAGAAGCACCGGAAATCAACGATTTATATTCCTTTGGAACTTTATGTCAAATTCGTCATATACGTCGTATGGATGGGTATCTGCGCGTAAAATTTAAAGGTTTGCAGCGTGTAAAACTGCATACGATAATTAATGATGATGAAATGATGAGTGTTACTGCAGAAGTTGTGCAGGATATAGAACAAGATCATTTAGAAGAGGTTGCTTTGGTACGTAAAATTGCCAGACAGTTTGAAGAAATTGAGGCAGTATCTCAAAATATTCCTAAAGAAATGATCAATGAACTTGCAAAAGGTGTGAGTGCAGCAAGATTGTCAGACCAGATTGCACAAATCTTTCCATTTTCAATTGAAAAACGTCAGACAATATTAGAAACATTTGGTGTTAATGATCGTTTGATTTTGATTTTACAGGAAATGGAAAGTGAAAAGGAACTTTCTGTTATTGAAAATAAAATTAACGATAAAGTAAAAAATCGTATTGAAGAAAACCAGAAAGAATATTATCTTCGTGAAAAAATGCGCGCTATTAAAGAAGAGCTTGGCGATGTTGCGGAAGCAGATAAGGATGCAGATGAAATACGTAAACGTTTAGATGAAAATCCTTATCCGGAAAATATCAAAAAGAAAGTTAAAGAAGAATTAAGTCGTTATGAAATGTTGCCAGCAGCAAGTGGAGAAACAGGAGTCATCAAAACTTATATTGACTGGGTAATGGATCTTCCTTGGTGGCAGGAAAGCAAAGATAATGAAAATCTTCAAGAAGCTAGTGATATTTTAGATGCTGATCATTATGGATTAGAAAAAGTAAAAGAACGTATTTTGGAATATCTTGCTGTTAAACAAATGACAAATTCTTTAAGAGCTCCTATTATTTGTTTGGTAGGTCCTCCAGGAGTAGGGAAAACCTCACTTGCAAAATCTGTTGCGAAAGCATTAAATCGCAAATTTGTTAAAATTTCATTAGGTGGGGTAAAAGATGAGTCTGAAATCCGAGGACATCGCAGAACCTATTTAGGAAGTATGCCAGGACGTTTCATTCAGGCTATGAAAAAAGCCGGTACGATAAATCCAGTATTTTTAATTGATGAAATTGATAAAATGGCAAGCGATTATAAAGGTGATCCTGCAAGTGCGATGCTGGAAGTATTAGATCCTGAACAAAATGCTATGTTCTCAGATCACTATATTGAAGAAACTTATGATTTAAGCAAGGTTATGTTTATTGCAACTGCAAACTATTTGGAGAACATTCCAAATGCATTGCGTGATCGTTTGGAAATCATCGAACTTTCCAGTTATACAGAACTTGAGAAAATTGAAATCGCAAAACGTCACTTAGTTCCTAAACAGATGAATGAAAATGGCTTAAAATCATCGCAGTTAAAAATAGAGGATGACATGATTAGCTATCTGATTCGCTACTATACAAGAGAAAGTGGTGTGCGTCAGTTAGAACGTGTGATCGCAACTGTTTGCAGAAAGAGCGTTTTAGCTATCTTAAAAGATGGAAAACGTTCTATAAAGGTAACGAAGAAATTGATAAATACATGGCTTGGACATGAAAAATTTGAATATGGAAAACGTGAAAAGAAAGATCAGGTAGGTACAGTAACAGGTCTTGCCTATACTTCTTTTGGTGGAGATGTTTTACAAATTGAAGTTACACAGTTTGAAGGTAAAGGAAAACTTGTAATTACTGGACAGCTTGGAGATGTGATGAAAGAATCTGCTTCCATAGCTTATGATTATGTTCGTGCAAATGCGAAAAAATTCAAGATAAAACCAGAGGTCTTTGATAAGACGGATGTGCATATTCATGTTCCTGAAGGGGCGGTGCCAAAAGATGGGCCAAGTGCTGGGGTTACTTTGACTACAGCTCTTGTATCTTTGTTTACAGGGACTCCTGTAAAAGCTGACTTGGCAATGACTGGAGAAGTAACATTACGTGGAAACGTGCTTCCAATTGGTGGCTTAAAAGAAAAATCAATGGCTGCACATCGCTGTGGTATTTCTACTATTGTGATTCCAAAAGCAAATGTGAAAGATCTTGATGATGTTCCACAGGCAGTAAAAGATGCTGTTACCTTTATACCGGCAGAGAAAATTTCTCAAGTACTGGATGCAGCATTAGTAAAATGA